In Gemmatimonadota bacterium, the DNA window CGTTTGCCCGCCCACGTCTCCAGTGTGCTTTGCTAGTTCTGCTCGGCTGGCGATTCGGCAGGCGCTTCATCCAGCGCCCCGTCCAGGGAGAACAACCAGACGCTGTCGCCCCGCGGGGAACCGGCAAACAGGTTCCCGGCGGAATAGGCGACGATGTGCTGGCGGCCGTTGTATTCGAAGGCGCTCACCGGCGCGTTCATCCCGGCGCCGGTCTGGAATTCCCAGAGCAGATTGCCGTTCCGCGAGTCCAGTGCCGTCAACCGGCCGTCGTTGCGGCCCACAAAGATCAACCCGCCCGCCGTCGCCAGCACGCCGCTGTAGCAACGGTCGATGAGCCGCTGTTGCCAGACGATCCTGTTGGTGCGCATGTCCATGGCGGCGAGTACGCCCGAGACGTAACCCGGAATGGCGTGGAAGACGCCCCCGAGAAACCGCTCGCCCAACGGCGGAGGCAGGTCTTCGTCCATCTCGCCGCCACGGAAGAACGACATCCGGTCCGTCGCGCAGACATAGAGGTAGCCCGTGCGCGGATCGTAGGCGCTGCCCGGCCAGTTGGCGCCGCCGTTATGGCTGGGCTTCATCACGGCGCCATCGGTCCAGAAGGGGGTGAAGATCCGGTCCTGGTTGACCAGCGGCGGGTAGCCTTCCGGGACGATATCCACGTGCTGCGGCACGAAGGCATCGCCGATGGGATAAGGTTGCGTGGCCGCCGTCGCCTGCCTCGGTTCCTGCGGTACCGGGCGTTCTTCGATTCCGA includes these proteins:
- a CDS encoding PQQ-binding-like beta-propeller repeat protein; this translates as YTGEYRWHFQQVRHDIWDYDAPSPVVLFDIEIEGEMRRALAEPSKTGWVYILDRVTGEPLIGIEERPVPQEPRQATAATQPYPIGDAFVPQHVDIVPEGYPPLVNQDRIFTPFWTDGAVMKPSHNGGANWPGSAYDPRTGYLYVCATDRMSFFRGGEMDEDLPPPLGERFLGGVFHAIPGYVSGVLAAMDMRTNRIVWQQRLIDRCYSGVLATAGGLIFVGRNDGRLTALDSRNGNLLWEFQTGAGMNAPVSAFEYNGRQHIVAYSAGNLFAGSPRGDSVWLFSLDGALDEAPAESPAEQN